The following DNA comes from Bombus terrestris chromosome 2, iyBomTerr1.2, whole genome shotgun sequence.
caacaacaacaacaacaacaacaacaacaacgacgacgacgacataCTTGGATGTTTATGCTCGAAGAACTGTAGAAGAGATACGTTCTTGAAAAACaggcaaattttatttatgaaacgaAATTATAGGAATTATAAGAAACAAAGTCCACTTCGTGTATGTTTAATAATTACAACTTCTATTTAATGTAATACCAGTGTTAGAGATTGTAtggttttttaattttacgtaataaaaCTAAGACTACAAATCGAAACAATCGAAGCTTGGTCGTAATACAATGCGTCGTATAGATTGAGTATGATTTATAAGAATTTTAACTACTATATCACTAGTTTAcaattatttcaaacggtttatacgttttaaaaatgaattatacTCACAGTTACAATTCGTAGAGACTCCAGGGACGGCAAATGGTTAACGAAATCGCAGGAACGCGCCGATGTTGAATCCGTTTGTCAATGTGCACGAACGCGCATATAAATCCTTTTACGAAAATTGAGTCCTAGGCAATTCTTTCAATAAGGAAATCCCAAACACTATTATACGATTTCACAATTAGTTCCTAGTCGGTCGTTCAATTTCTCAGAAAAGaggaataaaagaagaaacaagtaaaaagtaaaaagagaagTAATAAACACGTCTTTTAATCAcgagtaaaattaattaataaaaattctttcgaCTTGTTTACTTTCAAACGAATTGAAATGAGAACAGTTTATAGATTGATTTTGTGAATTTACGAAAAATTTATTAACCGTATCGATAAACGAGATAGCGAGTTACTCGAAATGCGAAACAGTTCCTGCTCGCATCACGGCGCGCCGATAACTGAACACCTTTCGACGTTGCGGATTCGCTAGAGGTCGATGGAAGGAAAGCGAGTGGGGTTTAgattaatatgttaatataaaatataaatataaaatataacataaagaaATTAATCGTTAACCGAACAAGAATGATTGTTAATTGCACGTTGTTCAATTGTACACATACGAATAAGacttattttatgtattattttacagaagtttgataaattatttatactcGTATAGAATACACCATCCTTTTAAAATTCTTCACAGACGTCTTGTGCTAGTTCAAATTAATTGAACATCATCGTTCATAAACAGAATCACAAACAGATTACAcgtatagataaattattaaatcttataaaataaacatgtatatttattatattcatattatattcaaatattaagaaatatatatacatacacatataatgtatatataattatatttcattataataaatatagtatttcaatatatttaacTCGCCGTCTGCATACTGGTTCGTTTTTAACtagttaatttttaataatttttcatttttctcatatttgcctttcttttttcatttagaTTTACTTAAAAAGATTAAGCTGACCCGTGGCAAATAAAAACTATTGAATCATATTTTAGAAACTGAAAAAGTATTCAagaattttgaagaattttttaatacacaAAAATCTCTAAAACACTACATGAACTTGAGCGGTCTAGTATGCATTGCGGACGAcatcaataaaaataagattacaGCTGCAAGATTATATactgtatttcattatatttcatttcagaCGATGTAATCGtacattttacttttattatacttattaactgaaatttagttttctaatatttaatGGTGTAACTTCAAAATCATATACACAGCGTATTAATAAAAGTATATTGTTATTGTCGTTGCTATTTTCGCTCTAAAATCTACAATTTAACTTGTCTAGTAAAAATCTAAAAGTTTTCATAAGCTCTATCTGTGTGTATACATAAATATCTGAACGTAataatgagagagagagaggagacagGTATTATACGAAACGCAATCATATAAACCGGTCTCGACACTCGCTAGGGAAAATCGCTCAAGAATTGAGTCGTCAGAAATCAATATGGATGACAACAAAGTTCTTACGAGATAGATAGAGATAAGTGAGgtatctctgtctctgtctgagACATTCATACCATGTCACGCATGAGCAGAACAAAAATCTTGTCTTCCATGTTGACTTTTTGGACTGAAAAAATGGATGCTTTATGGTTTCGTCAGTACTTTCAGTATAGGAGCGTCCAGACCTGTTTGTACGACATCATACCTCCAGAGTCTTGAATACTTTCCAtgcatatatattgtatatacatacatatataacacacttaaatatcttgtatctatatttgtgtatatatatatatatatatatatatatatatatatcttgtgtaTCTCTTTCCACTGGTTTTGAAAAAATGcctgaaattaatttaaaactagattaatttaaacgaaattgGATGCTCTTATATAGACCCTACCTACCAGGAACCTAATCTTATCAAAGATCTAAAGATTTCCTCATAAATCTTACCTATTAGAAATCTAAaggaatttttttataatttctgtatataggcacaaaaatttaaagatctATTTGTGAAAATACTATCGATATAAAAGCAAGCATGATTGCCAACACTAAATTCTCGCCTGGTTGACTCCTGATTGGCTGTAGCGGTGAAATTGtattatcattaaaaaaatatattataaagtaaaatatacgcATATATTGCTTTTTTCTCAATATTATTTAATCAAACATTAATtgcgaaatatatattatttttaacgcaatattattaatactattaatTCTAGGaactaattttctttttcaagtaatttttattttctatttcttttatattattaaatatcttagCAAATAACGTGgaattataaaacattaaattattcaaatttactattatttgcaactttatataaaaagtaataatcaCATGGCACAGGTACACAATTATAATTTCTACGTAGAAGCTATAACAgcgtttaaatatcttttaattacaAATGTTCTAAATAATACTGTTTTTTATATTATCGGATTGTACTTGGATAAACAAcatgttttaattttattttaaatttacttttattatttttgcaattttttacttTAGAATCACATTCTTCTAGTACTCACCAGAATGCATCGTGATTTGTGCGCATGCGTAGTTCCGTTCTTTTCTCTTCATCATGGCGGTGAGCGTGGAGTCGTCGTTTTGGAAATaaactttataatttttaaatgtcaAAGACATCATGGCTAAAAGGAAGATTGTTTATATATCACAAAGAAATCATCTTTACTAATTTAACATTgatcaatttctttttcattaataccataatttttaaagttttataTATGACAGTTAGGCGAGGTTTATCAGCATGTTCGCGAGTATAACCTAAATTTGTTTCATGATGTTTATAAGACTTATAGAATAGTTGCTTATAATACTAGTTCAAGAAATTAATACGAATAGATTAAACATCTTGATATcataatttattgttataaaacaagtcaatatttcgaatattttttacgtttgtATACAGTATTTAAAATGAGCGGTTTTCATTTAAATGAAGCGTATTGACAAACCTTTTTACAGGATCTGTGTCGATGAATCTGGTGATAGACTCACTCTTGCTGCAAAGGTACGAATTATAGttgttatttgtattttgttcatttcaaattgttttaacTTTTTCGTGTTCTTTTACTAcattataatcatatatatatatatgtttctatatctctaataataaaaattggtttcttaaaaattaatcttttttgtaattaaatatagattaatataaataacgatTTTCAAATTAaggaacaaatttttcatttctgttaagatttttcaaatttttgtaggTGCTGGAACAATTAACTGGACATCAACCTGTTTTTTCTAAAGCAAGATACACTGTGCGTTCATTTGACATTCGCCGTAATGAAAAAACTGTAGTAAATCGTATGGTAGGAGGTGCTAAAGCAGAGGAAATTCTTAAATGTGGATCGAAGGCAATTCTATCACTGATAGAAATGTTTTacattcaatttctttttaagCGTTCAATTTTGCTTTTCCTTTTACAAAGATACGGGAATATGAATTGAGGAAAGAAAATTTCTCTGGCACTGGAAACTTCGGTTTTGGTGTTCGAGTACACATTGACTTAGGAATTAAATATGACCCCAGCATTGGTATTTATGGCTTGGATTTCTATATTGTACTTGAACAACCAGGTTGATTTATTACCATTTGATATTctataataaatcaatatattcaCATCTGGCATAATAGTTACTACTATATTCAAGttgtatctatatttatacaatatgtgCTAGAATATAGATTTCGTATTTGCAACTGATGCCCGCTTATAATACTGGGTGTGTTACTTGAACGAAGCTAcagtttatattcatatttatttgaatattaacaTTGTTGTTATAATtctattttgataaattaagaGTTTAAATTGCAGAATGCTTATCTGTTACGTCGCATGAGATGATGGACCCTCAATAAACTTAAGGCCCCGCCATAAACTGAatcttattagcttgcaggaacctttaattctgcaagtattttcggtttatggcTGGTCCTTAGAACAGTCTTTAGGTTTATTgcacgttcttacaaattacggagaaagcgggtatttgtctaacggaaaagcaggtttttcccataaacaatgtcgcccatgagccacgttggtaggaggcttcttcctcctatcctCATTCCTATTTGGTTGGTCATAACCAATaggcatcgcggatcgttaccctcactttcctaacgaaaagtgtgagcaacgaatccgctttCTTCATACAACAAAGACACCCActccgagctttcctccgtaatcacacacGAACGAACTTCACTTGTTCTCTGAACTACAGATCAGTCACTTGTGCTCTAGacttcatctctatacttgCTATCTAGACTTGTTTCACAGTAATATTCAAGTAACAGTTAAAACCAGCTCGATGTAAAACACAGTTCAAGGGACAGCAGGAGTCAGAAGTCAAGTAAGCAGGATTGCCAAGTCGAAGACAGTCAATCGACAGAAGATACATCACCACAGTTGCCAACACGAAACGAGTCTTAGGTCGTACTCATTCGTAGTTTGTCATTCCACATACGTAACATTGTATCACATTGAAGTTGTTGgatctttgaaaatatatattaacctgttaatatcAGCGTTATATTCATTCAACCACCCTTATCAtcttaaccgaaataagggatcgaacgaacgattcgtggcgtcgattattcaaatcgtaacgggaatttacgattcccgttggcgcgcttcttcgagatGGCGTCTCCTCGCGAAAGTTCATTATCCTTTTACTTAATTTTAGAACTAAGAACTATCTGATGCTGTAGAcactttattttataatacatcTGTCTAACAAAATgacctttccttttttcctttttttcctaaTCAAAAATTTAATAGAGGGTATAAATCTCTGTAGATGACTTAGACATTCAGCCCTTGATCTTCAGATCTTGAGAGGTATCATAACTGAATGCCTTAATGCCTGAATTATTAGTTTTGAATAAGTTAACAGATTTTTTTTATGCCATTACCTTTATTTACAATCTATATGCATAGATTTATTTTAGTTAATATAAATGATACAATAGCTTGTGTATATTGGAACTGTAAAAATTAAATCAAGCTATACTACAGtataatcaaataaattttcttttatatacagtttgcaatatttccttctGTTAAAGTTACAATGTAGCtcagaggaggaggaaaactGGGAAAGTCGGTTTCCAACATAGAATTATCAAAGAAGATGCAA
Coding sequences within:
- the LOC100647411 gene encoding 60S ribosomal protein L11; this translates as MRSSVLFSSSWRICVDESGDRLTLAAKVLEQLTGHQPVFSKARYTVRSFDIRRNEKTVVNRMVGGAKAEEILKCGSKAILSLIEMFYIQFLFKRSILLFLLQRYGNMN